Proteins encoded together in one Streptomyces umbrinus window:
- a CDS encoding DUF948 domain-containing protein — protein MLRHDPGSGCAVSGGEVAGILVAVFWAILVSFLAVALARLAQTLRATTKLVADVTDQAVPLLADASSAVRSAQTQIDRVDAIASDVQEVTSNASALSTTVASTFGGPLVKVAAFGYGVRRAIGGRREDAPAKPARRTVIVGRTVPSARRGKRKKD, from the coding sequence ATGTTGAGGCACGATCCAGGGAGCGGGTGCGCAGTGTCCGGTGGAGAGGTGGCCGGGATCCTGGTGGCCGTCTTCTGGGCGATCCTGGTCTCCTTCCTCGCGGTGGCACTCGCGAGGCTGGCCCAGACGCTCAGGGCGACCACCAAGCTCGTCGCGGACGTGACCGACCAGGCCGTCCCGCTCCTGGCAGACGCCTCCTCGGCCGTGCGCTCCGCACAGACCCAGATCGACCGGGTGGACGCCATCGCGTCGGACGTCCAGGAGGTCACGTCGAACGCGTCGGCGCTCTCCACGACCGTCGCCTCCACCTTCGGCGGCCCCCTCGTGAAGGTCGCGGCTTTCGGCTACGGCGTGCGCCGGGCCATCGGCGGCCGCCGCGAGGACGCGCCCGCCAAGCCCGCGCGACGTACCGTGATCGTGGGCCGCACCGTCCCGTCGGCGCGACGGGGAAAGCGGAAGAAGGACTGA
- a CDS encoding DUF6167 family protein, with translation MFRRTFWFTAGAAAGVWATTKVNRKLRQLTPESLAAQAANKALEAGHRIKDFALDVRDGMVQREAELGEVLGLNADPELPSPRRVAAIENSNDPKYSKNPTYVERSTYSYNRNEDH, from the coding sequence ATGTTCCGCCGTACGTTCTGGTTCACCGCGGGCGCAGCCGCCGGTGTGTGGGCCACCACCAAGGTCAACCGCAAGCTCAGGCAGCTGACGCCCGAGAGCCTCGCGGCCCAGGCAGCCAACAAGGCGCTCGAAGCGGGCCACCGCATCAAGGACTTCGCACTCGACGTCCGCGACGGCATGGTCCAGCGGGAGGCCGAACTCGGCGAGGTGCTCGGGCTGAACGCCGATCCCGAACTGCCCTCCCCGCGGCGCGTCGCGGCCATCGAGAACAGCAATGACCCGAAGTACAGCAAGAACCCGACGTATGTCGAGAGGTCGACGTACTCGTACAACCGGAATGAGGACCACTGA
- the alaS gene encoding alanine--tRNA ligase — MESAEIRRRWLSFFEERGHTVVPSASLIADDPTLLLVPAGMVPFKPYFLGEVKPPYARATSVQKCVRTPDIEEVGKTTRHGTFFQMCGNFSFGDYFKEGAIKYAWELLTSPQDKGGYGLEAEKLWITVYLEDDEAERIWHEVVGVPKERIQRLGKKDNYWSMGVPGPCGPCSEINYDRGPEFGVEGGPAVNDERYVEIWNLVFMQYERGEGTSKEDFEILGDLPSQNIDTGLGLERLAMILQGVQNLYEIDTSMAVIKKATGLTGVEYGSGKDSDVSLRVVTDHMRTSVMLIGDGVTPGNEGRGYVLRRIMRRAIRNMRLLGATGPVVKDLVDTVIEMMGRQYPELVSDRERIEKVAVAEENAFVKTLKAGTNILDTAVTETKAAGGQVLAGDKAFLLHDTWGFPIDLTLEMAAEQGLSVDEDGFRRLMKEQRERAKADAKSKKTGHADMGAYREIADAAGETDFIGYSDTEGESTVVGILVDGVSSPAATEGDEVEIVLDRTPFYAEGGGQIGDTGRIKVDTGAVVEIRDCQKPVPGVYVHKGVVQVGEVTVGAKAQAVIDVRRRTAIARAHSATHLTHQALRDALGPTAAQAGSENQPGRFRFDFGSPAAVPTAVMTDVEQKINEVLARDLDVHAEILSIDEAKKQGAIAEFGEKYGERVRVVTIGDFSKELCGGTHVHNTAQLGLVKLLGESSIGSGVRRIEALVGVDAYNFLAREHTVVAQLQELIKGRPEELPEKVSAMLGKLKDAEKEIEKFRAEKVLQAAAGLAGSAKDVQGIALVTGQVPDGTGADDLRKLVLDVRGRIQGGRAAVVALFTTVNGKPLTVIATNEAARERGLKAGDLVRTAAKTLGGGGGGKPDVAQGGGQNPAAIGDAVDAVERLVAESAK; from the coding sequence ATGGAGTCGGCCGAGATTCGTCGCCGCTGGTTGAGCTTCTTCGAGGAGCGCGGTCACACCGTCGTCCCTTCGGCGTCGCTCATCGCGGACGACCCGACTCTGCTCCTGGTCCCGGCCGGCATGGTGCCCTTCAAGCCCTACTTCCTGGGTGAGGTCAAGCCGCCCTACGCCCGCGCCACCAGCGTCCAGAAGTGCGTCCGTACGCCGGACATCGAAGAGGTCGGCAAGACCACCCGGCACGGCACGTTCTTCCAGATGTGCGGCAACTTCTCCTTCGGCGACTACTTCAAGGAAGGCGCCATCAAGTACGCCTGGGAGCTGCTCACCAGCCCCCAGGACAAGGGCGGTTACGGCCTGGAGGCGGAGAAGCTCTGGATCACCGTGTACCTGGAGGACGACGAGGCCGAGCGCATCTGGCACGAGGTCGTCGGCGTGCCCAAGGAGCGCATCCAGCGCCTCGGCAAGAAGGACAACTACTGGTCCATGGGCGTCCCGGGCCCCTGCGGCCCGTGTTCCGAGATCAACTACGACCGCGGCCCCGAGTTCGGCGTCGAGGGCGGCCCCGCCGTCAACGACGAGCGGTACGTGGAGATCTGGAACCTCGTCTTCATGCAGTACGAGCGCGGCGAGGGCACCTCGAAGGAGGACTTCGAGATCCTCGGCGACCTGCCGAGCCAGAACATCGACACGGGCCTCGGTCTGGAACGCCTCGCGATGATTCTGCAGGGCGTGCAGAACCTGTACGAGATCGACACCTCCATGGCCGTCATCAAGAAGGCCACCGGGCTGACCGGCGTCGAGTACGGCAGCGGCAAGGACTCCGACGTCTCCCTGCGCGTGGTCACCGACCACATGCGGACGTCCGTGATGCTCATCGGTGACGGTGTCACCCCGGGCAACGAGGGCCGCGGCTATGTGCTGCGCCGCATCATGCGCCGCGCCATCCGCAACATGCGGCTGCTGGGCGCCACGGGTCCGGTGGTCAAGGACCTCGTCGACACCGTCATCGAGATGATGGGCCGGCAGTACCCGGAACTCGTCTCCGACCGTGAGCGCATCGAGAAGGTCGCCGTCGCCGAGGAGAACGCCTTCGTCAAGACGCTGAAGGCCGGCACGAACATCCTCGACACCGCCGTCACGGAGACCAAGGCCGCCGGCGGTCAGGTCCTCGCCGGCGACAAGGCCTTCCTGCTCCACGACACCTGGGGCTTCCCGATCGACCTCACCCTGGAGATGGCCGCCGAACAGGGCCTCTCCGTGGACGAGGACGGCTTCCGGCGCCTGATGAAGGAGCAGCGGGAGCGCGCCAAGGCCGACGCCAAGTCCAAGAAGACCGGCCACGCCGACATGGGCGCCTACCGCGAGATCGCGGACGCCGCCGGCGAGACCGACTTCATCGGCTACTCGGACACCGAGGGCGAGTCCACGGTCGTCGGCATCCTCGTCGACGGTGTCTCCTCGCCGGCCGCCACCGAGGGCGACGAGGTCGAGATCGTCCTCGACCGCACCCCGTTCTACGCCGAGGGCGGCGGCCAGATCGGTGACACCGGCCGCATCAAGGTCGACACCGGTGCCGTCGTCGAGATCCGTGACTGTCAGAAGCCGGTCCCAGGGGTGTACGTCCACAAGGGCGTCGTCCAGGTCGGCGAGGTGACCGTCGGTGCCAAGGCCCAGGCCGTCATCGACGTACGCCGCCGCACGGCCATCGCCCGCGCCCACTCGGCCACCCACCTCACGCACCAGGCCCTGCGCGACGCCCTCGGTCCGACGGCCGCCCAGGCCGGTTCCGAGAACCAGCCGGGCCGCTTCCGCTTCGACTTCGGCTCCCCGGCCGCCGTGCCCACGGCCGTCATGACCGACGTCGAGCAGAAGATCAACGAGGTGCTCGCCCGCGACCTGGACGTGCACGCCGAGATCCTGAGCATCGACGAGGCCAAGAAGCAGGGCGCCATCGCCGAGTTCGGCGAGAAGTACGGCGAGCGCGTCCGGGTCGTCACCATCGGCGACTTCTCCAAGGAGCTGTGCGGCGGTACGCACGTGCACAACACCGCCCAGCTGGGCCTGGTGAAGCTGCTCGGCGAGTCGTCGATCGGTTCCGGCGTACGGCGTATCGAGGCCCTGGTGGGTGTCGACGCCTACAACTTCCTCGCCCGTGAGCACACGGTCGTCGCCCAGCTCCAGGAGCTGATCAAGGGACGTCCGGAGGAGCTCCCGGAGAAGGTCTCCGCCATGCTCGGCAAGCTGAAGGACGCCGAGAAGGAGATCGAGAAGTTCCGCGCCGAGAAGGTGCTGCAGGCCGCCGCCGGTCTCGCCGGGTCCGCCAAGGACGTGCAGGGCATCGCACTTGTCACCGGCCAGGTGCCGGACGGCACGGGTGCCGACGATCTGCGCAAGCTGGTCCTCGACGTCCGCGGCCGCATCCAGGGCGGACGGGCCGCCGTGGTGGCCCTGTTCACGACGGTCAACGGCAAGCCGCTGACGGTCATCGCCACCAACGAGGCCGCCCGCGAGCGCGGCCTCAAGGCGGGTGACCTGGTGCGTACGGCCGCCAAGACCCTCGGTGGCGGCGGTGGCGGCAAGCCGGACGTCGCCCAGGGCGGTGGCCAGAACCCGGCCGCCATCGGTGACGCCGTCGACGCCGTCGAGCGCCTCGTGGCCGAGTCGGCCAAGTGA
- the ruvX gene encoding Holliday junction resolvase RuvX, producing MRRGRRLAIDVGDARIGVASCDPDGILATPVETVPGRDVPAAHRRLKQLVEEYEPIEVVVGLPRSLKGGEGPAAVKVRAFATDLARGIAPVPVRLVDERMTTVTASQGLRASGVKSKKGRSVIDQAAAVIILQQALESERASGTSPGEGVEVVI from the coding sequence ATGCGCCGCGGCCGCCGTCTCGCCATCGACGTCGGGGACGCCCGGATCGGGGTCGCCTCGTGCGACCCCGACGGGATCCTCGCCACTCCGGTGGAGACTGTGCCGGGACGCGATGTCCCCGCCGCCCACCGGCGCCTGAAGCAGCTCGTCGAGGAGTACGAGCCGATCGAGGTCGTGGTCGGACTCCCTCGCTCCCTCAAGGGGGGCGAGGGCCCGGCCGCCGTCAAGGTCCGCGCCTTCGCAACTGACCTCGCCCGGGGGATCGCACCCGTTCCGGTGCGCCTCGTGGACGAGAGGATGACCACAGTGACGGCCAGTCAGGGACTGCGCGCCTCGGGCGTGAAGTCCAAGAAGGGCAGATCGGTCATCGACCAGGCAGCGGCCGTGATCATCCTCCAGCAGGCACTGGAGTCCGAACGGGCGTCGGGTACATCTCCGGGCGAGGGCGTCGAAGTGGTCATCTGA
- the mltG gene encoding endolytic transglycosylase MltG: protein MTEYGRGPGSEPWHPEDPLFGDGGWGGQEADAAQSPYGGQPQHHPQEPQQQYGDWGAAQQAGYDQGQQQYYSQGHQQQYVQDQQYGGQAPQQYNGQGGQGYHDQGGQQYNGGQQYGDGRQYNDGQQYNNGQQYNGGWDNTGQQHQQHQQHQQQPQHPQVPYGVDPNDPYGGQAAAYGAQQPDYYGTPDAYPPPEPPSRRGAEPEPPQTDWDPGPDQGEHAFFAGGDDDDDDDDFEDDAKGRRRGKAGKGDKGGKGKGEKKSRSGSACLVVTLVLTGVVGGVGYVGYQFYQDRFGSAPDYAGDGTSDRVTVVIPKGAFGSVIGQKLKAAGVVKSVDAFVSAQGKNPDGDKIQPGSYLLKKEMSAESAVALMLDPKSQNSLVVREGQRNVTVYAAIDKQLGLSKGTTADVAEKKYKSLGLPDWANNDSDIKDPLEGFLYPATYPAAKGMKPEAVLKEMVSQAKQEYAKYDLEKKAKELNLNDPLQVITVASLVQAEGITHEDFKKMAAVVYNRLKSTNDVTNQKLEFDSTYNYLKGQSKIDIATSEIRNYDDPYNTYFYKGLPPGPIGNPGGDALKASVSPDGGAWMFFISIDGKKTDFTKTLSEHQKLVKEFNARRNKD, encoded by the coding sequence ATGACTGAGTATGGCCGGGGCCCAGGCTCCGAACCGTGGCATCCGGAGGACCCGTTGTTCGGGGACGGCGGATGGGGAGGACAGGAGGCCGACGCGGCCCAGTCCCCCTACGGCGGCCAGCCGCAGCACCACCCGCAGGAGCCGCAGCAGCAGTACGGCGACTGGGGAGCCGCCCAGCAGGCCGGCTACGACCAGGGTCAGCAGCAGTACTACAGCCAGGGTCACCAGCAGCAGTACGTCCAGGATCAGCAGTACGGCGGTCAGGCTCCGCAGCAGTACAACGGCCAGGGTGGGCAGGGGTACCACGACCAGGGTGGTCAGCAGTACAACGGCGGTCAGCAGTACGGCGACGGCCGGCAGTACAACGATGGTCAGCAGTACAACAACGGCCAGCAGTACAACGGTGGCTGGGACAACACGGGGCAACAGCACCAACAGCACCAGCAACACCAACAGCAGCCGCAGCATCCCCAGGTCCCGTACGGCGTCGATCCGAACGATCCCTACGGCGGCCAGGCCGCCGCGTACGGCGCTCAGCAGCCCGACTACTACGGGACCCCCGACGCGTATCCGCCGCCGGAGCCGCCGAGCCGCCGCGGAGCCGAGCCGGAGCCGCCGCAGACCGACTGGGACCCGGGTCCTGACCAGGGCGAGCACGCGTTCTTCGCGGGCGGCGATGACGACGACGATGACGACGACTTCGAGGACGACGCCAAAGGCCGTCGGCGCGGCAAGGCAGGCAAAGGCGACAAGGGGGGCAAGGGCAAAGGCGAGAAGAAGAGCCGGAGCGGCTCTGCCTGCCTGGTCGTGACGCTCGTCCTCACCGGAGTGGTCGGCGGCGTCGGCTATGTCGGCTACCAGTTCTACCAGGATCGTTTCGGCTCAGCGCCGGACTACGCGGGCGACGGCACGAGCGACCGGGTGACCGTCGTGATTCCCAAGGGCGCCTTCGGATCGGTGATCGGCCAGAAGCTCAAGGCGGCGGGCGTCGTCAAGAGTGTGGACGCCTTCGTGTCCGCCCAGGGGAAGAATCCGGACGGGGACAAGATTCAGCCGGGCTCCTATCTGCTCAAGAAGGAGATGTCCGCCGAAAGCGCTGTCGCGCTGATGCTCGACCCCAAGAGCCAGAACAGCCTGGTCGTCAGGGAAGGGCAGCGGAACGTCACGGTCTACGCGGCGATCGACAAACAGCTGGGGCTTTCCAAGGGCACCACCGCGGATGTCGCCGAGAAGAAGTACAAGAGCCTCGGACTTCCGGACTGGGCGAACAACGACAGCGACATCAAGGACCCGCTGGAAGGATTCCTCTATCCGGCGACCTATCCCGCCGCCAAGGGGATGAAGCCCGAGGCGGTCCTGAAGGAAATGGTGTCGCAGGCCAAGCAGGAGTATGCCAAATACGACCTGGAGAAGAAGGCCAAGGAACTCAACCTGAACGACCCGTTGCAGGTCATCACGGTTGCGAGCCTCGTCCAAGCCGAAGGCATCACGCACGAGGACTTCAAGAAGATGGCCGCCGTCGTCTACAACCGCCTGAAGTCGACGAACGACGTCACCAACCAGAAGCTCGAATTCGACTCGACCTACAATTACCTCAAGGGTCAGAGCAAGATCGACATTGCGACGAGCGAGATCCGCAACTACGACGACCCGTACAACACGTACTTCTACAAGGGTCTTCCGCCCGGGCCGATCGGAAATCCCGGCGGGGACGCGCTGAAGGCGTCGGTGAGTCCGGACGGCGGTGCGTGGATGTTCTTCATCTCCATCGACGGCAAGAAGACGGACTTCACCAAGACCCTGAGCGAGCACCAGAAACTGGTTAAGGAATTCAATGCACGGCGCAACAAGGACTGA
- a CDS encoding shikimate dehydrogenase has protein sequence MHGATRTDGDRRSRAAVLGSPIAHSLSPVLHRAAYEELGLDDWSYDRFEVDEAALPGFVGKLGPEWAGLSLTMPLKRAVIPLLDEISETASAVEAVNTVVFTEDGRRLGDNTDVPGMVAALRERGIEQVDSAAILGAGATASSALAALARICTGEVVAYVRSQARAAEMRQWGERLDVEVRTEDWADAEHALRAPLVIATTPAGTTDVLSSVVPERPATLFDVLYDPWPTALAARWSAYGGAVVSGLDLLVHQAVLQVEQMTGRVPAPLDAMRTAGEKALASR, from the coding sequence ATGCACGGCGCAACAAGGACTGACGGAGACCGGAGAAGTCGAGCCGCCGTACTCGGTTCCCCGATCGCCCATTCCCTTTCCCCGGTGCTGCACCGTGCCGCGTACGAGGAACTGGGCCTCGACGACTGGTCGTACGACCGTTTCGAGGTCGACGAGGCGGCCCTGCCGGGATTCGTCGGGAAACTCGGTCCCGAATGGGCCGGGCTGTCGCTGACGATGCCGCTGAAGCGGGCGGTCATTCCGCTGCTCGACGAGATCAGCGAGACCGCCTCAGCCGTCGAGGCCGTGAACACCGTGGTGTTCACCGAGGACGGGCGGCGCCTCGGCGACAACACCGACGTCCCCGGGATGGTCGCCGCCCTGCGCGAGCGGGGGATCGAGCAGGTGGACTCCGCCGCGATCCTCGGCGCGGGCGCCACCGCCTCCTCCGCGCTTGCCGCCCTCGCGCGGATCTGCACGGGCGAGGTCGTCGCATACGTCCGCAGCCAGGCGCGCGCCGCCGAGATGCGGCAGTGGGGTGAGCGGCTCGACGTAGAGGTGCGTACGGAGGATTGGGCGGACGCGGAGCATGCCCTGCGCGCGCCGCTCGTCATCGCCACCACCCCGGCGGGTACCACCGATGTCCTCTCGTCCGTGGTCCCCGAACGGCCCGCCACGCTCTTCGACGTGCTGTACGACCCGTGGCCCACCGCACTGGCGGCGCGCTGGTCGGCGTACGGAGGAGCCGTCGTCAGCGGCCTCGACCTGCTGGTGCACCAGGCGGTGCTCCAGGTCGAGCAGATGACCGGACGGGTGCCGGCCCCGCTGGACGCCATGCGGACAGCGGGCGAGAAGGCGCTCGCGAGCAGGTAG
- the aroC gene encoding chorismate synthase — translation MSRLRWLTAGESHGPALVATLEGLPAGVPITTEMVADHLARRRLGYGRGARMKFERDEITFLGGVRHGLTLGSPVAIMVGNTEWPKWEQVMAADPVDPQILAELARNAPLTRPRPGHADLAGMQKYGFDEARPILERASARETAARVALGAVARSYLKETAGIEVVSHVVELAAAKAPYGVYPTPADVERLDADPVRCLDADASKAMVAEIDQAHKDGDTLGGVVEVLAYDVPVGLGSHVHWDRRLDARLAAALMGIQAIKGVEVGDGFDLARVPGSKAHDEIVRTDEGIKRTSGRSGGTEGGLTTGELLRVRAAMKPIATVPRALATIDVATGEATKAHHQRSDVCAVPAAGIVAEAMVALVLADAVAEKFGGDSVPETRRNVESYLQNLVVR, via the coding sequence TTGAGCAGGTTGCGCTGGCTGACCGCGGGGGAGTCCCACGGTCCCGCACTAGTCGCGACGCTGGAGGGACTTCCCGCCGGCGTGCCGATCACCACGGAGATGGTGGCGGACCACCTGGCCAGGCGGCGCCTCGGGTATGGACGCGGCGCGCGCATGAAGTTCGAGCGCGACGAGATCACCTTCCTGGGCGGCGTACGGCACGGTCTCACCCTGGGCTCTCCGGTCGCGATCATGGTGGGCAACACCGAGTGGCCCAAGTGGGAGCAGGTCATGGCGGCCGACCCCGTCGACCCGCAGATCCTCGCCGAACTGGCCCGCAACGCTCCGCTGACCCGGCCCCGCCCCGGTCACGCCGACCTCGCCGGTATGCAGAAGTACGGCTTCGACGAGGCCCGGCCGATCCTGGAGCGGGCCTCCGCGCGGGAGACCGCGGCCCGGGTCGCGCTCGGCGCGGTGGCGCGTTCGTACCTGAAGGAGACGGCGGGCATCGAGGTCGTCTCGCACGTCGTCGAGCTGGCCGCCGCGAAGGCGCCGTACGGCGTCTACCCGACCCCCGCCGACGTGGAGAGGCTCGACGCCGACCCGGTGCGCTGCCTGGACGCGGACGCGTCGAAGGCGATGGTCGCGGAGATCGACCAGGCCCACAAGGACGGTGACACGCTCGGCGGCGTGGTCGAGGTCCTCGCGTACGACGTGCCGGTGGGCCTCGGCTCGCACGTGCACTGGGACCGTCGGCTCGACGCCCGGCTCGCGGCCGCTCTCATGGGCATCCAGGCCATCAAGGGCGTCGAGGTCGGCGACGGCTTCGACCTGGCGCGGGTGCCCGGCTCGAAGGCGCACGACGAGATCGTGCGGACCGACGAGGGCATCAAGCGGACCTCGGGGCGCTCCGGCGGCACCGAGGGCGGTCTGACGACCGGCGAACTCCTGCGCGTACGGGCCGCCATGAAGCCCATCGCGACGGTGCCGCGCGCGCTCGCCACCATCGACGTGGCGACCGGCGAGGCGACCAAGGCACACCACCAGCGTTCGGACGTGTGCGCGGTCCCGGCCGCGGGCATCGTCGCCGAGGCCATGGTGGCGCTGGTCCTCGCGGACGCGGTGGCCGAGAAGTTCGGCGGCGACTCCGTGCCCGAGACGCGGCGCAACGTCGAGTCGTACCTCCAGAACCTGGTCGTGCGGTGA
- a CDS encoding shikimate kinase, with product MGVGKSTVGELVAERLGCAYRDTDGDIVAEQGRTIADIFVDEGEPAFRSIEKQAVHRALAGYDGVLALGGGAILDADTRALLAGQPVVYLSMDVEEAVKRTGLNTARPLLAVNPRRQWRELMDARRHLYTEVATAVVATDGRTPEEVAQAVLDALELKEA from the coding sequence ATGGGGGTCGGCAAGTCCACGGTCGGCGAGCTGGTCGCGGAGCGGCTCGGCTGCGCCTACCGGGACACCGACGGCGACATCGTGGCCGAGCAGGGCCGCACCATCGCGGACATCTTCGTCGACGAGGGCGAACCCGCCTTCCGCTCGATCGAGAAGCAGGCGGTGCACCGGGCCCTGGCCGGGTACGACGGCGTGCTGGCACTCGGCGGCGGCGCGATCCTCGACGCGGACACCCGGGCGCTGCTGGCCGGACAGCCCGTCGTGTACCTCTCGATGGACGTCGAGGAAGCCGTCAAGCGCACGGGCCTGAACACGGCACGGCCGCTGCTGGCCGTCAACCCGCGCCGGCAGTGGCGCGAGCTGATGGACGCCCGCCGCCACCTCTACACCGAGGTCGCGACCGCCGTGGTGGCCACCGACGGCCGCACCCCCGAAGAGGTCGCCCAAGCGGTCCTCGACGCACTGGAGTTGAAGGAAGCATGA
- the aroB gene encoding 3-dehydroquinate synthase → MSEAVTRIHVGGTAGSEPYEVLVGRQLLGELGTLVGERAKRVAVIHPEALAETGEALRADLAGQGFDAVAIQVPNAEEAKTAEVAAYCWKALGQSGFTRTDVIVGVGGGATTDLAGFVAATWLRGVRWIAIPTTVLAMVDAAVGGKTGINTAEGKNLVGAFHPPAGVLCDLAALDSLPVHDFVSGLAEIIKAGFIADPTILELIEADPQGARTPEGPHTAELIERSIKVKAEVVSSDLKESGLREILNYGHTLAHAIEKNERYEWRHGAAVAVGMHFAAELGRLAGRLDDATADRHRTILESVGLPLSYRYDQWPKLLETMKVDKKSRGNLLRFIVLDGLGKPTVLEGPDPAVLLAAYGEVGE, encoded by the coding sequence ATGAGCGAGGCAGTGACGCGGATCCACGTCGGCGGCACGGCGGGCAGCGAGCCGTACGAGGTGCTGGTCGGCCGCCAACTGCTCGGTGAATTGGGCACGTTGGTCGGGGAGCGGGCCAAGCGGGTCGCGGTGATCCATCCCGAGGCGCTCGCCGAGACCGGCGAGGCGTTGCGGGCCGACCTGGCCGGGCAGGGCTTCGACGCCGTCGCCATCCAGGTGCCCAACGCGGAGGAGGCCAAGACCGCCGAGGTCGCCGCGTACTGCTGGAAGGCGCTGGGACAGTCCGGCTTCACCCGTACCGACGTGATCGTCGGCGTGGGCGGCGGGGCGACCACCGACCTCGCCGGATTCGTGGCGGCGACCTGGCTGCGCGGAGTGCGCTGGATCGCCATCCCGACCACCGTGCTGGCCATGGTGGACGCGGCGGTCGGCGGAAAGACCGGCATCAACACCGCCGAGGGCAAGAACCTCGTCGGCGCCTTCCACCCGCCCGCCGGTGTGCTCTGCGACCTGGCCGCCCTCGACTCGCTGCCGGTCCACGACTTCGTGTCCGGGCTCGCCGAGATCATCAAGGCCGGCTTCATCGCCGACCCGACGATCCTCGAACTCATCGAGGCCGACCCGCAGGGTGCCCGCACCCCCGAGGGACCGCACACCGCCGAGCTCATCGAGCGCTCCATCAAGGTCAAGGCCGAGGTCGTCTCGTCCGACCTGAAGGAGTCCGGGCTGCGCGAGATCCTGAACTACGGGCACACCCTCGCCCACGCCATCGAGAAGAACGAGCGCTACGAGTGGCGGCATGGCGCGGCGGTGGCGGTCGGCATGCACTTCGCGGCCGAGCTGGGCCGACTGGCGGGGCGCCTCGACGACGCGACCGCGGACCGGCACCGCACGATCCTGGAGTCGGTCGGGCTGCCTCTGAGCTACCGCTACGACCAGTGGCCCAAGCTCCTGGAGACCATGAAGGTCGACAAGAAGTCCCGCGGCAACCTCCTCCGCTTCATCGTCCTAGACGGCCTGGGCAAGCCCACCGTCCTGGAGGGCCCCGACCCGGCGGTGCTCCTCGCCGCCTACGGCGAAGTGGGCGAATAG
- a CDS encoding Pro-rich N-terminal domain-containing protein — protein sequence MQHAVGSPLPPPHQPGHGPAVGWSQAAQHPGPHHPGSAPAGAPQGPAPVGPPPGFAGAPTGPAAPHPPGHAPAPHHTVPHHAPPPTPDTTGHVQLPPGGPVPMPSAPPAAAGTPDPTCTTLAVLLIGPAGAGKTSVAKYWADHRRVPTAHISLDDVREWVRSGFADPQSGWNDHSEAQYRLARRTCGFAARNFLANNISCILDDAVFPDRPVVGLGGWKRHVGPGLLPVVLLPGLEIVLERNAERSGNRRLTDEEVARIHGRMAGWYGSGLPIIDNSQLDVPQTARVLDDVLARSIASPPQW from the coding sequence ATGCAGCACGCAGTGGGGTCTCCGCTGCCGCCGCCCCACCAGCCGGGGCACGGACCGGCCGTCGGCTGGTCGCAGGCCGCACAACACCCGGGACCGCACCACCCGGGCTCCGCGCCAGCCGGCGCGCCCCAGGGTCCCGCGCCCGTGGGCCCGCCGCCCGGCTTCGCCGGAGCGCCGACCGGGCCCGCCGCTCCCCATCCACCGGGCCACGCGCCCGCCCCGCATCACACGGTCCCGCACCACGCTCCGCCGCCGACGCCGGACACCACGGGCCACGTACAGCTGCCGCCGGGCGGTCCCGTCCCGATGCCGAGCGCGCCGCCCGCCGCTGCGGGCACGCCCGATCCGACGTGCACCACCCTCGCCGTCCTGCTCATCGGACCCGCCGGCGCCGGCAAGACCAGCGTCGCCAAGTACTGGGCCGACCACCGCAGGGTGCCCACCGCGCACATCAGCCTGGACGACGTACGCGAATGGGTGCGCTCGGGCTTCGCGGACCCGCAGTCGGGGTGGAACGACCACTCGGAGGCGCAGTATCGTCTCGCCCGCCGTACCTGCGGCTTCGCGGCCCGCAACTTCCTGGCCAACAACATCTCCTGCATCCTCGACGACGCGGTCTTCCCCGACCGGCCCGTCGTCGGCCTCGGCGGCTGGAAGCGGCACGTCGGTCCCGGCCTGCTGCCGGTCGTCCTCCTGCCGGGTCTGGAGATAGTCCTGGAGCGCAACGCCGAGCGCTCCGGAAACCGCCGCCTCACCGACGAGGAGGTCGCCCGCATCCACGGCCGCATGGCGGGCTGGTACGGCTCCGGCCTTCCCATCATCGACAACTCCCAACTCGACGTGCCCCAGACGGCCCGAGTCCTGGACGACGTACTGGCACGGTCGATCGCGAGTCCGCCGCAGTGGTAG